TTGTGGACGGCGATCAGCGCCAGGATTTCGGCCCCGAAAGTCGCGGCCAGCAATGCGGTGATCTCGCCGGAGTCGTAAAGGTGATTCAGTTCCATCACTTCGCCGCCCACCAGGTTGAC
This portion of the Gammaproteobacteria bacterium genome encodes:
- a CDS encoding agmatinase, which encodes DVVDPAFAPGVQIPEAGGPSAHDILTLLRKLAGVNLVGGEVMELNHLYDSGEITALLAATFGAEILALIAVHKQGNPG